ATGTCGGCGTTCTTTTGGAAAATGCCCTTCAGCGTCTCGAGGATTTCTTTATACACTTCGTAAATCTTGTTATTCTGGCTGCCCAGCAGCGCATAGAGATCCTCATAAAATTCAATCATTTCTTCGATTCTTGCTTTTTCAGCACGAGCATAAAACTCGTTCAGCTTTGCTTCAATATAAGCATTCTTTTTGCGGTCTTTTGAGATAAAGGCACTTCTCGCATCCTCAAGCTTGTTGTAGGCATATTCCTGTTCGGATTGAATCGCTCTAGGAAGGCGCTCAAGGCGGTCACGTAGTCCTTCGACATAAGCTTGTAGCGTTTTTAATAAGCAGAAGCCATCATTCGAGTAAATTAACCGGGACGCGTAAATCGGCCCTTTTTTGGGATGAAGGAATAAACGCTCAATGTGACGTCGGAATTCCTCCATAATTTCTCCAGGAACCTGCTTTTTGCACTTTCGGTACTGTTCCTTCGCTTTGAGTAAAAATTCACGATCAAGCTCTTCATCCAGGTTGATAACAGAGGTTTTTATCACGTTGTTATACGAGAAACGGTCACTGTTTTCAAATCCGGACAAGGGCTCAGGTACACGCTCATTAAAGCGTTGATGGACAGAGTCAGGGTCAATGCGAAGCTTCTCCGCAAATTGCTCAACGTCTGTCTGGTCAGGATTGGTATCGAACATACTATTCATTTTTTCAAACAGCTTGTAGCCGACATAGGTGGTCATTTCCTCAAGCGGAATCTCCGCCATTGATGCCCCGATGATGTTATATTGATAGTTTGCGGCATACGGCTTTGGCATCTGTGCAATATTAGTGCGGATGTTACTGATGTAGTCATGGATTGCAAACTCTTCCCCCGATTGCTTTTCTTCATTTGCCATGAAGTTAGTAATGTTCTCGGCTGTAACATTCATGCAGTAGTCGTAGGCATTCTCCAACCATTTTCCTTCGAGATTTGTCCCAGAGATCAGGTGGCAGAGATTAAACGGCGGCATTGGCGAGTTTACATCGAGCAAGCTGCCATACTTCATCTTGAAACGTTCATTTCGTTCATCACAGTTCATCCAATAGTCAAGCTCTTTCAAGGCGGCATAGCCATTTTTCTCAATATATTCAACGGTATGTGAGCTTAACCCACGTTTGGACAAATTTACGTCAGGAGTAAATAGATACCCGAGCATGCTCACTTTATCGACACCGGTCGCGCCGAATTTCCGTTCCATAATTCCGCGTGTAATGTAGGCAATATCGAGATAACAGCCGCTGCCTGTTCCTCCGGAAAGTCCCGTAAGGATGAAAACATAGAGGCGTTTGCTTGTGCCTTCTAGGACGGCTTCAATTTTTCGCTCAATAGTTTGGACGACTTGATTGATTTTTGTGAACAGCAGCAGCCGTCCTGCCTGACGAACACCGGAGGCTCCGCTGATGCCGTCTGTGATTAATAGTTCAGGTGACAGCCATTCCTTTATGTAAGGCTCGATTGTACTGCGGTTTTGTAGTAAGCCTCCAATTTCTGGATTGGACAGGAGGACAAATTCTTTGTTAGGGTCGAGCCCGATGCCTTTATATTTTTTATTGCGGTCATATTCATTGGTTTCAAATGCTAGGAATTCGATGTTGTTTGGTTTTTCTTTTTTCTTCTTGGATAGCGGATCTTGAGGAAGTTTGAAACGGCGGTTGACTTGGTATTTAAGTCGTAACAGGGCATCAATTCCGGTGCCCCCTAAACCGATGACCAGCATCGGATTGTCGATTGTATCAACACGGATCTTTTCTGAGATAATGCCTCCACCTAAGGAAACATCCAACTGCTGAATATGCTCTCTCACACTAGCTTTCATGCAAAAATTCCTCCCTGGCTGAAAATAGAACTACCTATATAGACGGAAAATAACACCAAAAGATTCAAAAATTGGTGTCAGGCATTCATTTGGTGCCTGACACCCGCGATATTTAGCTGATGTATTCAATGTAGATGGATTTGTTTATTTTTTTTAGGACGATTCGCAGGCGGTCGTTTCGTTTGATGTCTCGGCCTTTTTTTGCATCGATGGCGCGGCCGCCTTTTTCGATTGAACAGTCTGAGTTGTTAATAAGCAGGAGGGAATCCCCGGCTGCAGGCTTGAATAGGAT
The window above is part of the Bacillus sp. SORGH_AS_0510 genome. Proteins encoded here:
- a CDS encoding tubulin-like doman-containing protein, producing MKASVREHIQQLDVSLGGGIISEKIRVDTIDNPMLVIGLGGTGIDALLRLKYQVNRRFKLPQDPLSKKKKEKPNNIEFLAFETNEYDRNKKYKGIGLDPNKEFVLLSNPEIGGLLQNRSTIEPYIKEWLSPELLITDGISGASGVRQAGRLLLFTKINQVVQTIERKIEAVLEGTSKRLYVFILTGLSGGTGSGCYLDIAYITRGIMERKFGATGVDKVSMLGYLFTPDVNLSKRGLSSHTVEYIEKNGYAALKELDYWMNCDERNERFKMKYGSLLDVNSPMPPFNLCHLISGTNLEGKWLENAYDYCMNVTAENITNFMANEEKQSGEEFAIHDYISNIRTNIAQMPKPYAANYQYNIIGASMAEIPLEEMTTYVGYKLFEKMNSMFDTNPDQTDVEQFAEKLRIDPDSVHQRFNERVPEPLSGFENSDRFSYNNVIKTSVINLDEELDREFLLKAKEQYRKCKKQVPGEIMEEFRRHIERLFLHPKKGPIYASRLIYSNDGFCLLKTLQAYVEGLRDRLERLPRAIQSEQEYAYNKLEDARSAFISKDRKKNAYIEAKLNEFYARAEKARIEEMIEFYEDLYALLGSQNNKIYEVYKEILETLKGIFQKNADILVDGEEVKRDHDVTYYWHLVSVPDVAREIQRMFDSKDGELLVQQWAEMLLEKSTYWVKESDIDVVGTVSEFLTDQFGELITKSMEDFLRLKYGDDQPIDKIIEDKIAARLDRDALPVFHLANSNGQLHFPQWGFVSVPVKAPNIFNGIKNFERHSLSHSRFTIKESELKNRIFWLNTKNGIPLFAYSPLTNYETQYEKTILEKEGVGRHLVQTAKENWAYLPSPIPERSWGDTYRNERVMQYNAGIRILFDQAKVYGSITEKNAEQNTSARFQCHFTKEINLPELFASNDVNPNQLDKASLGNVKQVLRVLKDMFAGNMESAGSSDIFGSTTEELAKENFIRSPKLIEKIKLEVQKYRLIEEKISEMEQYIASQKDKEASMNQFIQAVYTKTIKKRGALYVYDKEIEEDAWEPFVNLMKTTKFVDYQIYQAFKALSPKQLDQLEKKSERRSHELISQENATELITALEEMAATYKREKEDLDYEYKDFANGEELYSFYKEMMIKVTDMLRQLKS